One window of Chryseobacterium indologenes genomic DNA carries:
- a CDS encoding YggS family pyridoxal phosphate-dependent enzyme: MKEDILHNLTIINSRVKSACEQSGRNIDEVKLLLATKTVSAERIKVALEHGQTLIAENKVQELKEKYDDLKDIPHNNHFIGHLQTNKIKDILKYDVTCVQSLDRLELAEKLHQRLLAENKTIDVLIQVNTSNEESKFGVGPSEAVELTRKISGFSTLKIKGLMTIGLFSAETEKVRACFKILKNLQQEIIHEHIPNVEMKELSMGMSGDLETAIEEGATIIRVGTAVFGARIYPDSYYWNEGKTNKKA; encoded by the coding sequence ATGAAAGAAGATATTCTCCACAATCTCACCATCATCAATAGCCGGGTAAAAAGCGCTTGTGAACAATCCGGAAGAAATATTGATGAAGTTAAATTATTATTGGCCACTAAAACAGTTTCCGCAGAACGAATTAAAGTTGCACTGGAGCATGGGCAAACCTTAATTGCAGAAAACAAGGTGCAGGAATTGAAGGAGAAGTACGATGATTTAAAAGACATACCTCATAACAATCACTTTATAGGACATCTTCAGACCAATAAAATCAAAGATATTCTCAAATATGATGTTACGTGCGTTCAATCCCTGGATCGCCTGGAACTGGCCGAAAAACTTCACCAAAGGCTTTTGGCCGAAAACAAAACAATAGATGTTTTAATTCAGGTGAATACTTCAAATGAGGAGAGCAAATTCGGAGTTGGTCCCAGTGAGGCAGTTGAACTTACCCGAAAAATTTCCGGTTTCTCTACATTGAAAATAAAAGGATTGATGACCATCGGTCTATTCAGTGCAGAAACAGAGAAAGTAAGAGCTTGTTTCAAAATTCTTAAAAATCTTCAGCAGGAAATCATCCATGAACATATTCCGAATGTGGAAATGAAAGAACTTTCCATGGGAATGAGCGGAGACCTGGAAACAGCCATTGAGGAAGGAGCCACCATTATACGGGTGGGAACTGCAGTTTTTGGAGCGAGAATCTATCCGGACAGCTATTATTGGAACGAAGGAAAAACGAATAAAAAAGCATAA